A genomic stretch from Rhodobacterales bacterium HKCCA1288 includes:
- a CDS encoding TAXI family TRAP transporter solute-binding subunit — MKHTHKLAFALALLASPVAAQEQLSIATGGTGGVYYPMGGGLAEVINNYVDGYSATAEVTGASVENMGLVATGDADLAIGLADTVFQAQSGTGRFEGQQLEMIRGVAVLYANLVQIVTLADSGITTLDDLVGKRVSVGAPGSGTEVNAEAILTANGISYDDIDEQRLNFNETADALANGDIDAGFFSVGAPTSSILNLATTNSIRMIALSEEEIAAAQAADPIFASAELAGGLYEGVDAPVAGLGIPNVLVASSEMSEDTVYEITKAMFENIADLRAVHPAANQTEISFTLSASPIPLHPGAIRYYEETGATIPDRMRP; from the coding sequence ATGAAACATACGCATAAACTGGCCTTTGCCTTGGCCCTGCTCGCAAGCCCCGTTGCGGCGCAAGAGCAGCTTTCCATCGCCACAGGCGGCACAGGCGGCGTTTACTATCCCATGGGGGGTGGTTTGGCTGAGGTGATCAACAATTACGTTGATGGGTATTCTGCAACAGCCGAAGTGACCGGCGCATCAGTAGAAAATATGGGCCTTGTGGCCACAGGGGACGCGGATCTGGCGATTGGTTTGGCCGATACTGTGTTTCAGGCGCAATCAGGCACAGGTCGCTTTGAAGGTCAGCAGCTTGAGATGATCCGCGGCGTTGCGGTTCTTTACGCAAACCTTGTGCAGATCGTGACCTTGGCCGATAGCGGCATCACCACGCTTGATGATCTGGTGGGCAAGCGCGTGTCAGTCGGCGCGCCCGGTTCGGGCACCGAAGTGAACGCAGAGGCTATTTTGACCGCCAATGGCATTTCCTATGATGACATTGACGAGCAGCGCCTGAACTTTAACGAAACCGCAGATGCATTGGCCAATGGCGACATTGATGCGGGTTTCTTCTCGGTGGGTGCGCCGACCTCGTCCATTTTGAACCTCGCCACCACCAATTCAATCCGCATGATTGCCCTCAGCGAAGAAGAGATTGCCGCAGCGCAAGCGGCTGATCCGATTTTCGCCAGCGCCGAGTTGGCAGGCGGTCTTTACGAGGGGGTCGATGCACCCGTGGCAGGTTTGGGCATTCCAAACGTCTTGGTCGCATCCTCTGAGATGAGCGAAGACACGGTTTACGAGATCACCAAAGCGATGTTTGAAAACATTGCAGATCTGCGCGCCGTGCATCCTGCGGCGAACCAAACCGAGATCAGCTTCACTTTGTCGGCTTCTCCGATCCCGCTGCATCCTGGTGCAATTCGGTATTACGAAGAAACAGGCGCAACAATTCCTGACCGTATGCGCCCCTAA